The Daucus carota subsp. sativus chromosome 2, DH1 v3.0, whole genome shotgun sequence genome includes a window with the following:
- the LOC108206366 gene encoding protein LURP-one-related 11: protein MAKVYPCTPSSSSCCSGSSSGKTYTIWMKSLVANGNGFTVYDSCGRVVYRIDNYSKKSCRQVYLMDLHGNVLFSMFQKVFGFGQWNGYNKDDRVKNEKPFFEVKNCRKFLKRRETEYHVTMGSDSCSFYKIKGTEGKCEFNITDQQGRVVAEATQKQSSSGVMLGQDVLSLKLEAHVADHSFIMALVAVHGLITRKM, encoded by the coding sequence ATGGCCAAGGTTTATCCCTGCACACCCTCCTCCTCGTCTTGTTGTAGTGGAAGTAGTAGTGGAAAAACATATACGATATGGATGAAATCACTTGTTGCAAATGGGAATGGATTCACGGTGTATGATTCGTGTGGCAGAGTTGTCTATCGCATAGACAATTACAGTAAGAAGAGTTGCAGACAAGTTTATCTCATGGATCTTCATGGCAATGTCCTCTTTTCCATGTTTCAAAAGGTATTTGGATTCGGGCAATGGAATGGCTACAATAAAGATGATAGAGTAAAGAATGAGAAGCCATTTTTTGAAGTGAAAAACTGCAGAAAGTTTCTGAAGAGAAGAGAAACAGAATATCATGTAACAATGGGCTCCGACAGTTGTAGTTTCTATAAGATAAAAGGGACGGAAGGAAAATGTGAATTTAACATAACAGACCAACAAGGAAGAGTTGTTGCAGAGGCTACGCAGAAACAATCTTCTTCTGGAGTTATGTTAGGACAGGATGTATTAAGCTTGAAGCTGGAGGCTCATGTTGCTGATCATTCCTTCATCATGGCTCTTGTCGCGGTGCATGGATTAATAACCCGAAAAATGTAA
- the LOC108206367 gene encoding remorin-like isoform X3: MDQVLPSKRSPDQVPPVHENAVAEDHAEKKVVALTRVETEKRLALIKAWEESEKTKAENKAYKKLSAIGAQENTQRAKVEAQLKQIEEELEKEKAEKVEKMKNKIAILHQIAEEKRAAVEAKRGEEILKVEEEGAKYRKNGTTPTRYLGCFGC; the protein is encoded by the exons ATGGACCAGGTTCTTCCCTCCAAGCGTTCTCCGGACCAGGTTCCTCCGGTTCATGAAA ATGCAGTTGCAGAGGATCATGCTGAGAAAAAAG TTGTTGCACTTACAAGAGTTGAGACCGAGAAGAGATTGGCGTTGATCAAGGCATGGGAAGAAAGTGAGAAAACAAAAGCAGAGAATAA GGCATATAAGAAGTTGTCTGCAATTGGAGCACAGGAAAACACTCAAAGAGCAAAAGTTGAAGCTCAACTTAAGCAGATTGAG GAAGAACTGGAGAAAGAAAAGGCGGAAAAAgtagagaaaatgaagaacaaGATAGCTATACTCCATCAGATAGCAGAAGAAAAGCGAGCCGCGGTGGAAGCGAAACGTGGAGAAGAGATCCTCAAGGTTGAAGAAGAAGGGGCCAAGTATAGAAAAAATGGAACCACACCAACAAGATATTTGGGATGCTTTGGTTGTTAA
- the LOC108206367 gene encoding remorin-like isoform X1: MDQVLPSKRSPDQVPPVHENAVAEDHAEKKGTDESFDRVVALTRVETEKRLALIKAWEESEKTKAENKAYKKLSAIGAQENTQRAKVEAQLKQIEEELEKEKAEKVEKMKNKIAILHQIAEEKRAAVEAKRGEEILKVEEEGAKYRKNGTTPTRYLGCFGC; this comes from the exons ATGGACCAGGTTCTTCCCTCCAAGCGTTCTCCGGACCAGGTTCCTCCGGTTCATGAAA ATGCAGTTGCAGAGGATCATGCTGAGAAAAAAGGTACTGATGAGTCGTTTGACAGAG TTGTTGCACTTACAAGAGTTGAGACCGAGAAGAGATTGGCGTTGATCAAGGCATGGGAAGAAAGTGAGAAAACAAAAGCAGAGAATAA GGCATATAAGAAGTTGTCTGCAATTGGAGCACAGGAAAACACTCAAAGAGCAAAAGTTGAAGCTCAACTTAAGCAGATTGAG GAAGAACTGGAGAAAGAAAAGGCGGAAAAAgtagagaaaatgaagaacaaGATAGCTATACTCCATCAGATAGCAGAAGAAAAGCGAGCCGCGGTGGAAGCGAAACGTGGAGAAGAGATCCTCAAGGTTGAAGAAGAAGGGGCCAAGTATAGAAAAAATGGAACCACACCAACAAGATATTTGGGATGCTTTGGTTGTTAA
- the LOC108206367 gene encoding remorin-like isoform X2, with protein MDQVLPSKRSPDQVPPVHEIAEDHAEKKGTDESFDRVVALTRVETEKRLALIKAWEESEKTKAENKAYKKLSAIGAQENTQRAKVEAQLKQIEEELEKEKAEKVEKMKNKIAILHQIAEEKRAAVEAKRGEEILKVEEEGAKYRKNGTTPTRYLGCFGC; from the exons ATGGACCAGGTTCTTCCCTCCAAGCGTTCTCCGGACCAGGTTCCTCCGGTTCATGAAA TTGCAGAGGATCATGCTGAGAAAAAAGGTACTGATGAGTCGTTTGACAGAG TTGTTGCACTTACAAGAGTTGAGACCGAGAAGAGATTGGCGTTGATCAAGGCATGGGAAGAAAGTGAGAAAACAAAAGCAGAGAATAA GGCATATAAGAAGTTGTCTGCAATTGGAGCACAGGAAAACACTCAAAGAGCAAAAGTTGAAGCTCAACTTAAGCAGATTGAG GAAGAACTGGAGAAAGAAAAGGCGGAAAAAgtagagaaaatgaagaacaaGATAGCTATACTCCATCAGATAGCAGAAGAAAAGCGAGCCGCGGTGGAAGCGAAACGTGGAGAAGAGATCCTCAAGGTTGAAGAAGAAGGGGCCAAGTATAGAAAAAATGGAACCACACCAACAAGATATTTGGGATGCTTTGGTTGTTAA
- the LOC108206367 gene encoding remorin-like isoform X4: MDQVLPSKRSPDQVPPVHEIAEDHAEKKVVALTRVETEKRLALIKAWEESEKTKAENKAYKKLSAIGAQENTQRAKVEAQLKQIEEELEKEKAEKVEKMKNKIAILHQIAEEKRAAVEAKRGEEILKVEEEGAKYRKNGTTPTRYLGCFGC; encoded by the exons ATGGACCAGGTTCTTCCCTCCAAGCGTTCTCCGGACCAGGTTCCTCCGGTTCATGAAA TTGCAGAGGATCATGCTGAGAAAAAAG TTGTTGCACTTACAAGAGTTGAGACCGAGAAGAGATTGGCGTTGATCAAGGCATGGGAAGAAAGTGAGAAAACAAAAGCAGAGAATAA GGCATATAAGAAGTTGTCTGCAATTGGAGCACAGGAAAACACTCAAAGAGCAAAAGTTGAAGCTCAACTTAAGCAGATTGAG GAAGAACTGGAGAAAGAAAAGGCGGAAAAAgtagagaaaatgaagaacaaGATAGCTATACTCCATCAGATAGCAGAAGAAAAGCGAGCCGCGGTGGAAGCGAAACGTGGAGAAGAGATCCTCAAGGTTGAAGAAGAAGGGGCCAAGTATAGAAAAAATGGAACCACACCAACAAGATATTTGGGATGCTTTGGTTGTTAA
- the LOC108209798 gene encoding uncharacterized protein LOC108209798, whose amino-acid sequence MKGLPLPPTTSINTSDFKFSSPIFSHPRRLSTLSLPFKSKRFVLYASKDEPSLNEWDQMELQFGKMIGEDPKLTLAKIMGKKYDPDISDLEIEKMFYKKGGKGMTYDISEVTFDVPKKRQIQSSRSLDGLNLVRPMPKKGVKFEVDNKPNVSGLKRPSLPAVRVVNSTKVRAPDVTLRKPSVYSEDDTGTSKASTSKNRYSMSIDKGKGKVNVQDKYSDITLIRKPELLSFNEENKQVSSGNADAEVSNIVEQNSVKNILESTKQNNFELVGKPQMLDNDSEEEKPKDYTESSSTENLSSEMIHTSKVSPDLNNLALEEKPQILDDDSEQGILEDYTGSSYVKVSSAEMVKKSTITPDQKNLALVGKPQLLNNDSEQGTQVNHMESNFGNDLSSKMVHTSKIIPEQSLESGNASPLSSDGQQSESLTELRPFQQNDLGSGMKVAVTEASKTIPDSSKFAEAVLHKPERLKQSEKRTSEVTKNEKNLANTESYDSTIGLEKLLTPPPLEEREDIDWKRAENLVKTGGREEVEVISSSTRGFVVSFGSIIGFLPYRNLAAKHKFLAVESWLRRRGLDPSLYKQNLSIIGSSEIATKASAPVSSLDVNFEHNANEEISSSNKIEDLLKIYDQEKLKFLSSFVGQKFKVNVLLAERKSRRLILSVKPKEKEELVEKKRKLMAKLSIGDVVKCCIKKITYFGIFVEVEGVPALIHQTEVSWDATLDPASYFKVGEIVEAKVHQIDFAAERIFLSLKDIVPDPMIEAMEAVVGNHDSMGGELAAAEADKEWADVESLIKELEQFEGIQAVSKGRFFLSPGLAPAFQVYMASMFENRYKLLARAGNRVQEVIVETTLGKEEIKSAILACTNKVK is encoded by the exons ATGAAGGGCCTTCCATTACCACCCACAACTTCTATAAACACCTCTGACTTCAAATTTAGTAGTCCAATTTTTTCACACCCAAGAAGATTATCCACACTTTCTTTGCCTTTTAAGTCAAAGAGATTCGTGCTTTATGCATCCAAAGATGAGCCAAGTCTTAATGAGTGGGACCAGATGGAGCTTCAGTTTGGGAAGATGATTGGTGAAGACCCTAAACTTACTCTTGCCAAG ATAATGGGCAAAAAGTATGACCCTGATATTTCAGACTTGGAAATTGAAAAAATGTTTTACAAGAAGGGTGGTAAAGGAATGACTTATGATATAAGTGAGGTTACGTTTGACGTGCCTAAGAAAAGGCAGATTCAGTCATCAAGGTCACTGGATGGACTGAATTTAGTTCGGCCCATGCCTAAGAAAGGAGTGAAATTTGAAGTTGATAATAAGCCAAATGTTTCTGGCTTAAAAAGACCAAGTTTACCAGCAGTTAGAGTGGTTAATAGTACTAAAGTTCGCGCCCCTGATGTTACTCTGCGGAAACCATCTGTGTATAGTGAGGATGATACAGGGACTAGCAAAGCATCTACATCGAAAAATAGATATAGCATGTCAATAGATAAAGGCAAAGGGAAAGTGAATGTACAGGATAAGTATAGTGATATAACTTTGATAAGGAAACCTGAGCTCCTTAGTTTTAATGAAGAGAACAAACAAGTGTCTTCTGGTAATGCTGATGCAGAAGTTTCAAACATTGTGGAGCAGAACAGTGTAAAAAATATACTAGAATctacaaaacaaaacaattttgAACTTGTAGGAAAACCTCAGATGTTGGATAATGATAGTGAAGAAGAAAAACCCAAGGATTACACCGAATCAAGCTCTACAGAAAATTTATCTTCTGAAATGATACATACATCCAAAGTTAGCCCTGACCTGAACAATCTTGCACTTGAAGAAAAACCTCAGATTTTGGATGATGATAGTGAACAAGGAATTCTTGAAGATTATACCGGATCAAGTTATGTGAAAGTTTCATCTGCTGAAATGGTAAAAAAATCAACTATAACTCCAGACCAAAAGAATCTTGCCCTTGTAGGAAAACCTCAATTGCTGAATAATGACAGTGAGCAAGGAACCCAAGTGAATCATATGGAATCAAACTTTGGGAATGATCTATCTTCCAAAATGGTACACACATCAAAAATAATTCCTGAGCAATCTTTAGAAAGTGGTAATGCCTCGCCCTTGAGTAGTGATGGACAGCAAAGTGAAAGTTTAACAG AGTTACGGCCATTTCAGCAAAATGATTTAGGATCTGGCATGAAAGTTGCTGTCACTGAAGCATCTAAGACAATCCCAGACAGTTCTAAATTTGCAGAAGCTGTTCTCCATAAACCAGAAAG ATTAAAGCAATCTGAGAAACGAACTTCAGAGGTTactaaaaatgagaaaaatctTGCGAACACTGAAAGTTATGATAGCACTATTGGGCTTGAGAAGCTCCTTACACCGCCACCTCTGGAG GAACGTGAAGATATCGACTGGAAAAGAGCGGAAAATCTAGTTAAGACTGGTGGCAGAGAGGAAGTGGAAGTGATAAGCTCTAGCACTAGAGGTTTTGTT GTATCATTTGGCTCAATAATTGGATTCCTACCTTATCGAAATCTTGCTGCCAAGCACAAGTTCTTGGCCGTTGAGTCTTGGTTAAGAAGGAGAGGTTTGGACCCATCTTTGTACAAGCAAAATCTTAGTATCATTGGAAGCTCTGAAATTGCAACCAAGGCTTCTGCTCCTGTTTCGAGCTTAGATGTCAACTTTGAACATAATGCTAATGAAGAAATTTCATCCAGTAATAAAATTGAAGATCTTCTCAAGATTTATGACCAAGAGAAGCTCAAGTTTTTGTCATCATTTGTTGGCCAG AAATTCAAAGTAAATGTACTACTAGCTGAAAGAAAATCTAGAAGGCTAATATTGTCTGTGAAGCCAAAGGAGAAGGAAGAATTAGTTGAGAAAAAAAGAAAGCTAATG GCTAAATTGAGCATTGGAGACGTAGTGAAATGTTGCATAAAAAAGATTACATACTTTGGTATATTTGTTGAG GTTGAAGGAGTCCCTGCTCTGATTCACCAGACAGAAGTGTCTTGGGATGCAACTCTGGACCCTGCGTCATATTTTAAAGTCGGCGAG ATTGTTGAGGCAAAAGTTCACCAAATAGACTTTGCAGCAGAACGCATTTTTCTGTCCTTGAAGGATATAGTG CCAGATCCAATGATTGAGGCCATGGAAGCTGTAGTTGGTAATCATGATTCCATGGGCGGGGAATTGGCAGCAGCAGAAGCAGACAAAGAG TGGGCTGATGTTGAATCACTAATAAAAGAATTAGAGCAATTTGAAGGAATCCAAGCTGTGTCAAAAGGCCGCTTTTTCTTGAGCCCTGGTTTGGCCCCAGCATTTCAG GTTTATATGGCTTCCATGTTTGAAAATAGATACAAATTGCTTGCGAGAGCAGGCAACAGAGTACAAGAG GTAATCGTGGAAACAACACTGGGGAAAGAAGAGATTAAATCAGCAATTTTAGCATGTACCAACAAAGTCAAGTAA